One stretch of Schlesneria sp. DSM 10557 DNA includes these proteins:
- a CDS encoding RAD55 family ATPase produces the protein MATSERFSTGIAELDSLLGGGLIPGTLTVVMGATGIGKTQLGLQFANAGLKQEGERGILFDMTSRGDAQNHADYAKRICDWVLKTRPLDVSYAPEEIWNRDAIRTDYFHVFDRTGRRVTLQDLDQEQWQEWRAELNKKLDQAIAYFYGNFAHGVRRSVIDGVEPVDRASDSFQFQLFDYIYHQILHKDHDWVARDLFRVNFRANEQTVAEHAYDHNKLATMLLYTSHEVKLDDLIDRPIESGDVLCNANTIILMGKVRDGNRMRRALHVAKHRGSAADDGIVPFEIGDSGLMIGQS, from the coding sequence ATGGCGACTTCTGAACGTTTTTCGACGGGTATTGCGGAACTGGATTCGCTGTTGGGGGGAGGACTGATTCCTGGCACACTGACGGTCGTCATGGGGGCGACGGGAATCGGTAAGACTCAGCTAGGCCTTCAGTTTGCCAATGCCGGGCTGAAGCAAGAGGGCGAACGAGGAATTCTTTTCGATATGACGTCGCGCGGCGACGCGCAGAACCATGCCGACTACGCCAAACGGATCTGCGACTGGGTCTTGAAGACCCGGCCACTGGATGTCTCGTATGCTCCTGAAGAAATCTGGAACCGTGACGCGATCCGGACAGATTATTTTCATGTGTTTGATCGAACTGGCCGACGAGTCACGCTGCAAGACCTCGACCAGGAGCAATGGCAGGAATGGCGTGCTGAACTCAATAAGAAACTCGACCAGGCCATCGCGTACTTTTACGGAAACTTCGCTCACGGAGTCCGCCGTTCGGTGATCGACGGAGTCGAACCCGTTGATCGGGCGAGCGATTCATTCCAGTTCCAGTTGTTTGATTACATCTATCACCAGATCCTGCACAAGGATCACGACTGGGTAGCGCGAGACCTGTTCCGGGTCAATTTCCGGGCGAATGAACAGACCGTTGCCGAGCATGCTTACGACCACAACAAACTGGCCACCATGCTGCTGTACACGTCGCATGAGGTCAAACTGGACGACCTGATCGACCGTCCGATCGAAAGTGGAGATGTGCTGTGTAACGCGAACACAATCATCCTCATGGGAAAAGTCCGCGACGGCAACCGGATGCGGCGGGCGCTGCACGTCGCCAAGCATCGAGGCAGTGCCGCCGATGATGGCATCGTTCCCTTTGAGATCGGT
- a CDS encoding BlaI/MecI/CopY family transcriptional regulator: protein MNVKPSELELQVLGLLWEHGPQSVRELLPLFPDGKERAYTTVLTVLQGMERKNLVSHRREGMAYIYSPLVSREQVVQPVLKTMLKNLFSGNPAKAVQALMDASDVSAEDLKQIRKVINQAAREAENKEEKP, encoded by the coding sequence ATGAATGTGAAACCGTCGGAGCTGGAGTTACAGGTGCTGGGCTTATTGTGGGAGCATGGTCCGCAGAGCGTGCGGGAACTGTTGCCGCTGTTCCCGGATGGCAAAGAACGTGCCTACACCACGGTGCTGACCGTGCTTCAGGGGATGGAGCGAAAAAACCTGGTTTCACATCGGCGGGAAGGGATGGCGTACATCTATAGCCCGCTGGTCAGTCGTGAGCAGGTCGTTCAGCCCGTGCTGAAAACGATGCTGAAGAACCTGTTTTCTGGCAATCCCGCCAAAGCAGTTCAGGCACTGATGGATGCTTCGGATGTCTCGGCGGAAGACCTCAAACAGATTCGCAAGGTGATCAATCAAGCTGCCCGCGAAGCCGAAAACAAAGAGGAGAAACCATGA
- a CDS encoding M56 family metallopeptidase, protein MTILVAWFTGTWAQSLCWALLHSLWQGAVWSALLAVCLTMISRNRPQLRYAASLSCLAGLAVGVLVTGSFLRLPSDLIPFFSSPSNVTANSLQEPTGTGSSLPVTSSPSMPGASKVLPSSDRPFVPMESRLIWGIPSRLNRVVRQFSPFLLWGWLFGVALNFLQCVRQRTAAETWKLGEPVRDAVALDIFLRLKAQLRIHRPVKLIASLHAHSPCVIGTFSPVILIPMSLATGLSPDQWKAILGHELAHLRRWDDVVNLGQQVIESLLFFNPAVWWISRQIRAEREACCDVWGARLTASSLNYAQVLLDIAEKITTPPPAVVLGFADERSGSLLDRVRRLVERNAVAPTRFTWKSILLVLVVAVTAVALLQYGSDLAVFSAARLLSDGERVSELAKVADEINPAANITEQRLIISGKVHTSDGQPLPNLIWVYSQTQKGNSGTGMTQGDIKGGESNEFRVDVPPGETWLQFMGDGYATTMVGPYLSGRVDEIKDVEVVLKPGVPVTLQLRDDADRPIPDAEVIVSAWERNQGFGLFKPRQTDSSGEVVIPHVQPDRRHSLSVTAPGFQRLDVRPAVLNPDAPLTLQMTRAQPATGQVLASDGLPLAGATLRRLRVRRLQLVDNTGMSQPPLATTDERGEFTLDQLLDGSIYDLLVEHPDYAPAILTNVQPGTRDRVIQLQPGVTVSGIVRGTPQQLEELQKKHVGVRFSQSKNGAFDGENLSFNRPFKLEFAEGEAHFQIDHVPAGDLQFSLGDQQIHKKVSGPVHDLVLTLNEPARPFQREVSLVFRKQGEVVAPEGRLQLSIRDQNPGSANPYDISMARLTNGHCVVQVPAPCEIRIQLNQLIGFTLTDEEFVARIPAGNDLFTVDVPVEPAGGVNGVVLNSDGTPASGINVVLEAVSSRWTLSMNREKRQLLNAHSNSSGQFFLGPVPFGSRCGLRASRDKFIILGPQFTLSEKQPLPQFKLEFNLPVKATVRVLDPLGNRLQGIPVMIRCEHPRVTTSWGTAETTNAQGELTVPQINPEMVSSYRAIVRPNKDYQNAVVTLQGDSTVDVKLQPGLFLSGTLVNKAGRPLSGRIVTAGAGPYFGIDRNRYSAESPTDDEGHFRFSNLPAEEVRIELEYGSVAGAVRKFHPTTEDQMKPITIESAY, encoded by the coding sequence ATGACGATCCTGGTTGCGTGGTTCACCGGTACCTGGGCCCAGTCTCTCTGCTGGGCACTGCTGCATTCGCTGTGGCAGGGCGCAGTCTGGTCTGCATTGCTGGCTGTTTGTCTGACGATGATATCCCGCAATCGGCCTCAGCTACGGTATGCCGCTTCGCTGAGCTGTCTGGCTGGACTGGCTGTGGGTGTGCTGGTGACAGGTTCCTTTCTCAGACTGCCCTCTGACCTGATCCCTTTCTTTTCTTCTCCCTCCAATGTCACGGCGAATTCGCTCCAGGAACCGACCGGGACTGGTTCTTCACTTCCTGTCACCTCGTCTCCTTCGATGCCAGGTGCATCGAAGGTCTTACCGTCGAGTGACCGTCCATTTGTGCCGATGGAATCCCGCCTCATCTGGGGAATCCCGTCGAGACTCAATAGAGTGGTGAGACAGTTCAGTCCGTTCCTGCTTTGGGGATGGTTGTTTGGAGTCGCGCTGAACTTCCTTCAGTGCGTACGTCAAAGGACAGCGGCAGAAACATGGAAACTGGGAGAACCTGTCAGAGACGCGGTCGCGCTGGACATTTTTCTGCGTCTGAAGGCGCAGCTTCGCATCCACCGGCCGGTCAAGCTGATTGCCTCGTTGCACGCACATTCCCCTTGCGTCATCGGGACGTTCTCGCCAGTGATTCTGATACCGATGTCGCTGGCCACGGGCCTGTCGCCCGATCAGTGGAAGGCGATTCTGGGCCATGAACTTGCGCATCTGCGTCGCTGGGACGACGTTGTCAATCTGGGCCAGCAGGTGATTGAGTCTCTGTTGTTTTTTAATCCCGCCGTCTGGTGGATCAGTCGGCAGATTCGTGCAGAACGAGAGGCCTGTTGTGACGTCTGGGGAGCCAGACTAACAGCCAGTTCTCTCAATTACGCTCAGGTTCTGTTGGACATCGCCGAGAAGATCACCACGCCTCCCCCGGCAGTAGTTCTCGGTTTCGCCGACGAGCGTTCCGGATCATTACTGGATCGCGTGCGCAGACTGGTGGAGAGGAATGCTGTGGCACCTACCAGGTTCACCTGGAAATCGATATTGCTCGTCCTCGTTGTCGCCGTCACGGCCGTCGCCTTACTGCAGTATGGGAGTGACCTGGCGGTCTTTTCTGCTGCCAGGTTGCTTTCCGATGGAGAGCGGGTGTCAGAGCTGGCCAAAGTGGCTGATGAGATTAATCCTGCAGCCAACATCACGGAGCAGCGACTGATCATCAGTGGAAAGGTTCACACAAGCGATGGTCAACCGCTTCCCAACTTGATCTGGGTCTATTCTCAAACTCAGAAAGGGAACTCGGGAACCGGAATGACTCAGGGCGATATCAAGGGAGGCGAGTCCAACGAATTTCGTGTGGACGTTCCGCCCGGCGAGACATGGCTCCAGTTCATGGGGGATGGATATGCCACGACCATGGTCGGACCCTATCTTTCGGGACGTGTTGACGAGATCAAAGACGTCGAGGTTGTTCTCAAACCGGGAGTTCCCGTCACTCTCCAACTCCGGGACGACGCTGACCGGCCCATTCCTGATGCGGAAGTGATCGTGTCGGCCTGGGAAAGAAATCAGGGATTCGGCCTCTTCAAGCCGCGGCAGACAGATTCCTCAGGCGAGGTGGTGATTCCGCATGTGCAGCCTGATCGACGTCATAGTCTGTCGGTGACCGCACCAGGATTCCAAAGGCTGGACGTTCGCCCCGCTGTCCTCAACCCGGATGCTCCATTAACGCTTCAGATGACGCGAGCGCAGCCAGCAACGGGTCAGGTCCTCGCATCCGACGGTCTGCCTCTGGCGGGTGCAACGCTGCGACGATTGAGGGTTCGACGACTCCAGTTGGTCGACAACACCGGGATGAGTCAGCCTCCTTTGGCAACGACCGATGAGCGAGGGGAATTTACCCTCGACCAGCTTCTCGACGGTTCCATCTATGACTTGCTTGTTGAGCACCCTGATTATGCGCCGGCGATTCTGACGAACGTTCAACCGGGAACTCGGGATCGTGTGATTCAGCTGCAACCGGGAGTCACTGTATCCGGGATCGTTCGGGGTACGCCGCAGCAGCTTGAAGAGCTGCAAAAGAAACACGTCGGGGTCCGATTCTCACAGTCGAAGAACGGTGCGTTCGATGGCGAGAATCTCTCATTCAATCGTCCATTCAAACTGGAATTCGCAGAGGGGGAAGCTCATTTTCAGATTGATCATGTCCCGGCAGGAGATCTTCAGTTCTCGCTGGGTGACCAGCAGATTCACAAAAAAGTGTCCGGGCCTGTTCATGATCTCGTACTGACATTGAATGAGCCGGCCCGCCCCTTTCAACGCGAAGTCAGTCTGGTGTTTCGTAAGCAAGGCGAGGTCGTCGCGCCGGAAGGACGATTACAACTCAGCATCCGCGATCAGAACCCTGGATCAGCGAATCCTTACGATATTTCGATGGCCAGGTTGACGAACGGCCACTGCGTAGTACAGGTGCCGGCTCCGTGTGAGATTCGGATCCAGTTGAATCAACTGATCGGGTTTACTCTGACGGATGAGGAATTCGTCGCACGAATCCCTGCAGGAAATGATCTCTTTACCGTCGACGTCCCGGTGGAGCCCGCAGGAGGAGTCAATGGCGTCGTGCTGAACTCTGACGGAACTCCCGCGTCCGGAATTAATGTGGTGCTCGAAGCAGTTTCGTCGCGCTGGACGCTCTCGATGAACCGTGAGAAACGCCAGCTTTTGAATGCGCATTCGAATTCCTCGGGACAATTCTTCCTGGGCCCGGTCCCCTTCGGTTCCCGTTGCGGACTGCGTGCCAGTCGCGACAAGTTCATCATTCTCGGACCACAATTTACCCTGTCCGAGAAGCAACCACTGCCCCAGTTCAAGCTCGAATTTAATCTCCCTGTCAAAGCTACAGTGAGAGTACTCGATCCACTGGGAAACCGATTACAGGGAATTCCCGTAATGATTCGCTGCGAGCATCCTCGTGTGACGACGTCTTGGGGAACTGCGGAAACGACCAATGCACAGGGGGAACTCACTGTTCCGCAGATCAACCCCGAGATGGTCTCATCCTATCGGGCGATCGTCCGGCCAAACAAAGACTACCAGAATGCCGTCGTCACGTTGCAAGGGGATAGCACCGTCGACGTGAAACTGCAACCGGGACTCTTCCTGTCTGGAACACTGGTGAATAAAGCCGGTCGGCCGCTTTCAGGGCGGATCGTCACCGCTGGTGCAGGGCCTTACTTTGGCATCGATCGGAATCGTTACTCGGCAGAATCGCCGACCGATGACGAAGGACATTTTCGATTCAGTAACCTCCCAGCAGAGGAAGTTCGAATCGAGCTGGAGTACGGAAGTGTGGCAGGAGCCGTTCGAAAGTTTCACCCGACAACAGAGGATCAAATGAAACCGATCACAATTGAGAGTGCATACTGA
- the mraY gene encoding phospho-N-acetylmuramoyl-pentapeptide-transferase produces the protein MLVWLLNYYGSAVESLAGVSTGDSRVFLTIRIALATLISFTTALFFGPYAIKWLKLRFRERIVSASARLNELHSAKRDTPTMGGIFIVLSIVVAGVVCGDLSNRYLLQSLLVVIAFGAIGAHDDWIKVTGRGRGLSVRQKFFWQWVIALGIATLLYFVQFEKPRGLELVFPIGKAGLSLGALFIAWAAFVMVGSSNGVNLTDGLDGLASGCLIFAGSAFTALSYVSGHRVMAEYLSIAHMTGAGELGIVFGALVGAMLGFLWFNCHPAQVFMGDSGSLPTGALLGYGALVTRQELLLLIVGGVFVVETLSVILQVGCYKLTGKRVLACSPLHNHFVFKGEPETRIVARFWIAAALLAMVGVASLKIR, from the coding sequence ATGCTCGTCTGGTTACTGAACTACTACGGATCCGCCGTCGAAAGCCTCGCGGGAGTCTCCACGGGGGACTCACGTGTCTTCCTGACGATTCGTATTGCGCTGGCGACACTGATTTCGTTTACCACCGCATTATTTTTTGGCCCCTACGCCATCAAATGGCTGAAACTTCGTTTTCGCGAACGAATTGTCAGCGCATCGGCCCGGTTGAATGAGCTGCATTCCGCCAAACGCGATACCCCGACCATGGGGGGAATTTTCATCGTGCTGTCGATCGTTGTCGCGGGAGTCGTTTGTGGTGATTTGAGTAACCGGTATCTGCTTCAGTCACTGCTGGTCGTGATTGCCTTCGGAGCGATTGGAGCCCACGACGACTGGATCAAGGTGACGGGCCGCGGAAGAGGTCTCAGCGTCCGGCAGAAATTTTTCTGGCAATGGGTGATCGCGCTAGGAATAGCCACCCTGCTCTACTTTGTTCAGTTCGAGAAGCCGCGCGGGCTGGAACTGGTCTTCCCGATCGGAAAAGCAGGACTCTCTCTCGGCGCACTGTTCATCGCCTGGGCCGCCTTCGTCATGGTCGGAAGCTCAAACGGAGTCAATCTGACGGACGGTCTTGATGGGCTGGCCAGCGGTTGCCTCATTTTTGCGGGGTCCGCATTTACGGCCCTCTCATACGTGTCAGGGCATCGAGTGATGGCCGAGTATCTGAGCATTGCTCACATGACCGGTGCGGGCGAACTGGGAATCGTGTTCGGGGCCCTGGTCGGTGCGATGCTGGGATTCCTCTGGTTCAATTGTCACCCGGCTCAAGTCTTTATGGGTGACAGCGGTTCTCTCCCGACAGGTGCGCTGCTGGGATATGGAGCGCTAGTGACTCGCCAGGAACTTCTGCTGTTAATTGTCGGGGGGGTTTTCGTTGTCGAGACGCTTAGCGTTATTCTGCAGGTCGGTTGCTACAAGCTGACGGGCAAACGGGTTCTGGCGTGCAGCCCACTGCACAACCACTTTGTTTTCAAAGGCGAACCGGAAACGCGGATCGTTGCTCGCTTCTGGATCGCGGCAGCGCTGCTGGCAATGGTCGGTGTCGCCAGCCTCAAGATTCGCTGA
- a CDS encoding SLC5 family protein translates to MTYLTTVDYLVILSYLAATMVLGLWVGSYVRSGSDFFLAGRSLPWWAVGMSLVATDIGGTDLMGVGGDAYRYGIAMGNFEWIGCVPAMLIGAFIVIPHLWRCRVTTIPEYLERRFSIQLRSSVAACWLFLGACNLGVMLLASALFMKSLAGWDVSLCILLTAFLVGLYTWSGGLGAVVYTDVLQGLVMIGGCLMFLVIGIQDVGGITPLFQKVHAIAIEQDRQLEQQEEMARKSGQPTVTRNKSRHPRPADQSDHLSLVLPVDTRSPAPWPGVLFGLALIVGPGYWLGNQTIVQRALGSKSEYDAKASYVYGALIKNLIPFIVALPGLVALVKFPELGHERADVALPQLVGSLLPAGFRGLFVAAFMAALMSSVDSYLNSATTLYVNDFYRRFYRPNADEGQMLAVGRWTTVGFVLWGIYFAFQLLALPTGIYTIFQTLLSFFLGPTLAVLLAGMLSRHASSDGALTGFFAGLLTSVGLFVMNMPIVCRWLNTPPLFQVGQPYLYYSFWSFVVAMMFIVVFSYFLRSDPPEKTRYAIGGTIPEGGAK, encoded by the coding sequence ATGACATATCTTACGACGGTTGATTACCTGGTGATTCTCTCGTACCTCGCAGCGACGATGGTGCTGGGACTGTGGGTTGGCAGCTACGTCCGAAGCGGTTCGGATTTCTTCCTCGCAGGACGCAGCCTTCCCTGGTGGGCCGTGGGAATGTCGCTGGTCGCCACGGATATCGGGGGAACCGACCTGATGGGCGTCGGCGGCGATGCCTACCGCTACGGAATTGCGATGGGCAACTTCGAGTGGATCGGGTGTGTCCCGGCGATGCTCATTGGAGCCTTCATCGTCATCCCTCACCTGTGGCGATGCCGTGTCACCACGATCCCCGAGTACCTTGAACGCCGATTCAGCATTCAACTGCGGTCCTCGGTCGCGGCCTGCTGGCTCTTCCTGGGGGCATGCAATCTGGGTGTGATGTTACTTGCGTCGGCACTTTTCATGAAAAGCCTGGCGGGTTGGGACGTTTCCCTGTGCATATTACTCACGGCCTTTCTCGTCGGACTTTACACGTGGTCAGGCGGACTGGGTGCGGTCGTCTATACTGACGTGCTGCAGGGACTGGTGATGATCGGGGGCTGCCTGATGTTCCTTGTGATTGGCATTCAGGACGTCGGAGGAATTACGCCTCTCTTCCAGAAAGTCCATGCGATCGCGATCGAGCAGGACCGGCAACTGGAGCAGCAGGAAGAAATGGCCAGAAAATCGGGCCAGCCGACTGTGACCCGAAATAAGTCGCGACATCCCCGTCCGGCGGATCAGTCCGACCATTTGTCACTCGTCCTACCCGTTGATACGCGGTCTCCCGCCCCCTGGCCGGGGGTGCTGTTTGGCCTGGCACTCATCGTCGGTCCCGGTTACTGGCTGGGCAATCAGACCATCGTCCAGCGAGCACTCGGATCCAAGTCCGAATATGACGCCAAAGCCTCGTATGTCTATGGAGCCTTGATCAAGAATCTGATTCCGTTCATCGTTGCACTTCCGGGTCTGGTCGCCCTGGTCAAGTTCCCGGAGTTGGGACACGAACGGGCGGATGTGGCATTGCCGCAACTCGTGGGATCGCTCTTGCCGGCCGGCTTTCGAGGATTGTTCGTTGCCGCGTTTATGGCCGCTTTGATGTCGAGTGTCGATTCGTACCTGAACTCGGCCACGACTCTGTACGTCAATGACTTCTACCGCCGCTTCTATCGGCCAAATGCGGACGAGGGACAGATGCTGGCAGTCGGACGCTGGACGACGGTGGGATTCGTCCTGTGGGGAATCTATTTCGCCTTCCAGCTGCTCGCACTTCCCACCGGCATCTACACGATTTTCCAAACCTTGCTGTCATTCTTCCTCGGCCCGACCCTGGCGGTTCTTCTCGCAGGAATGCTGTCCCGACATGCCTCTTCTGATGGAGCCTTAACCGGCTTCTTCGCGGGGTTACTGACCTCGGTGGGACTGTTCGTGATGAATATGCCAATCGTTTGCCGCTGGCTGAATACGCCCCCCCTGTTTCAAGTCGGACAGCCGTATCTCTATTACTCGTTCTGGTCGTTTGTGGTCGCGATGATGTTCATCGTCGTCTTCAGCTATTTCCTGAGATCAGACCCACCTGAGAAAACACGCTACGCGATTGGCGGGACCATTCCGGAAGGAGGTGCCAAGTGA